The following nucleotide sequence is from Corylus avellana chromosome ca7, CavTom2PMs-1.0.
CGTGTTTCTTCTTTTTCGTCATCACCAAATACAACTGACAACACACTGTGCGTCAGGCTACAGAACATAGGCTGACGCCTCTATTTGTAGCTCATGTGGTGCCTTCACTCACGTCACCCAACACATCGATGGCCATGGTTGTTAAACTCCCACCCCCATCTCCTCACATTCACctaatttttcacttttcaaataccacttttttattttctcatataaattattattttattattttcttttcttttacacaTGAACAGTGCAACGGCGGGGTGTTGTTAATCTACACCCCTGAATTTCGTCTACCTCACAAAGGCCAAAGCTGAATTCTTTTTTCGCTCTCATGGCAGAAAAAACCATGATCTCTATCTGTGTTTTCCTTCTCCTCCTAAATCTAGTAAAGCCAGCTGATGTAGCTACATCCTTGTTGGACGAGTTCAGCGGCGGGTTCAGTGCTGCAGGCAACAACTTGACCTTAGAAGGCGTTGCAGCGGTTGAGAACAATGGCGTACTTCAGCTAACAGACTACAACTCGACCATGGTACTCGGCCACGCGTTTTATTCACACCcaatcaaattcaaaaactcCAGCGGCGAAGTCATGTCCTTCTCCACCACCTTCGCTTTCGTTATAATCCCCCAGCCATGGAGACAAGGCGGCGATGGTCTGGCTTTCGCAATCTCTCCCGTAAAAGGGCTTCCTGGGGGTAAACCAGGCGAATTTATTGGCCTCTTCAACGCCAGCAATAATGGGAACTTCTCGAACCATATCTTAGCGATCGAATTCGACACTTACATGAACCAGGAGTACAATGAAACCGATGACAACCATGTCGCCGTCGACATCAATAGCATAATATCCAAAAAATCTGCTCCGGTCGTGCAATTTAAGGGTAATGATGCGAACGGGGTACGCCTTAATTTGACGAGTGGCCAGGTAATTCAGGCATGGATCGATTATAATTCGCCTACAAATCAATTGGATGTGAGGGTTGCGACGGACTCTGCCAAACCCACTTCTATACTTTTGTCCTCTAAAGTTAACCTCTCACAAATTCTTTATGAATCCATGTACATCGGGTTTTCTGCTTCTATTGGTTTAGTCACGAGCTCGCACTATATCCTGGGTTGGAGCTTCAACATGAATGGAGAAGctaaatctctcaatttagatAAACTTCCTAAGCCACAGCTCCCCGGTACTGCCACTGGGACCAAAAAGAGTCGGACAGGCCTAATTGTTGGCGTCTCACTACTTTCAGGTGCTTTGGCTGTGATTTTGCTTGCTGCTTTGACGTTTTACATCGTCAGGAGGATCAAGAACGCTGATGTGGTTGAGGACTGGGAGAATGATATTGGTCCGCATAGATTTCCTTATGAGGAGCTGAAGAAAGCAACAAGGGGTTTCAAAGAGAAAGAGCTACTTGGGTCTGGTGGGTTCGGTCGAGTTTACAAAGGAACTCTTCCAAACTCTGACACCCAAGTTGCTGTCAAGCGTATTCCCCAGGATTCTAAACGGGGTTTGCAAGCGTTCATATCGGAGGTTGCTACTGTTGGTCGTCTGCGTCATAGAAATTTGGTTCAATTATTGGGTTGGTGTCGTCGGGAAACTGATCTGCTACTTGTGTATGAATTCATGCCAAATGGAAGCTTGGATAAGCATCTGTTTGATGAGCCCAGATCAATCCTGAGCTGGGAACAAAGGTTCAAGATCATCAAAGGAGTGGCTTCAGGGCTTCTATACTTACACGAGGAGTGGGAAAAAGCTGTAGTTCACAGAGACATCAAGGCCGGAAATGTTTTATTGGATTCTGAGTTTAATGCAAGGCTGAGCGATTTTGGTCTTGCGAAGCTATACGAGCACGGCTCGAACCCAAGCACCACCAGGGTGGTGGGCACGCTTGGTTATATGGCCCCTGAGCTGACGCGGACAAGCAAGCCTACGACCGGGTCGGATGTGTATGCCTTTGGCGCTTTGTTGCTGGAAGTGGTTTGCGGTAGAAGACCCATTAATCCTACAGCATCGTCTGAGGAGCTGATGCTGGTGGGCTGGGTTTGGGAGAATTGGGCGGTAGGAGCAGTGCTTGATGTTGTAGACCCAAGGATGGAGGGAAAGTTTGATGAGGATGAGGCTGTTTTGGTGCTCAAACTGGGCTTAATTTGTTCAAATGATGACGCCGAGGCACGCCCAACGATGAGGCTGGTGGTGAGGTACTTGGAGGGCGAGTTGGCGCTGCGGGAGGAGGTGGCGATGCCATATCAGAAAAAACGTCGTGCTTCTGCTGTTGAATTTGAGGATTATACGCAATCCTTCCCGACTACGTCGTCGGTGTATGACATTGATGGTAGGTAGGCCAACGGTATGGTTATGGTAGTATCTTTGTCTGAAAACAGTTAGTTCGTCATTATTTATGCTTTTCAAatggtgttttcttttttttaaaaaaaatgttttatattaattttaaaatgaaatattgaaTGGATGTTCTGTAGTTTGAATTGtatgttaataattttgtttgaaaaaataagaaagtgttatcaaaattattattatttttgtagaaACAATGAAACAAGAAGTAAATTTAGGATCGCTTCACCCACCCCGAAATGTCAAGGGTGTCACACCACCCCATATGTCTTGGGAACCATGACAAGGCTGCTTGGGGGTGGTGTGACTGCCTTCGGCTGCTAATGTGGGTGGTCGACCACGTGGTCATGTAGCATATTCCTTCAAGAATAGGTAGAGCATATTCAGCAGTAACtctaaactagttttttttagataaatttaG
It contains:
- the LOC132188166 gene encoding L-type lectin-domain containing receptor kinase S.4-like isoform X2, which encodes MAEKTMISICVFLLLLNLVKPADVATSLLDEFSGGFSAAGNNLTLEGVAAVENNGVLQLTDYNSTMVLGHAFYSHPIKFKNSSGEVMSFSTTFAFVIIPQPWRQGGDGLAFAISPVKGLPGGKPGEFIGLFNASNNGNFSNHILAIEFDTYMNQEYNETDDNHVAVDINSIISKKSAPVVQFKGNDANGVRLNLTSGQVIQAWIDYNSPTNQLDVRVATDSAKPTSILLSSKVNLSQILYESMYIGFSASIGLVTSSHYILGWSFNMNGEAKSLNLDKLPKPQLPGTATGTKKSRTGLIVGVSLLSGALAVILLAALTFYIVRRIKNADVVEDWENDIGPHRFPYEELKKATRGFKEKELLGSGGFGRVYKGTLPNSDTQVAVKRIPQDSKRGLQAFISEVATVGRLRHRNLVQLLGWCRRETDLLLVYEFMPNGSLDKHLFDEPRSILSWEQRFKIIKGVASGLLYLHEEWEKAVVHRDIKAGNVLLDSEFNARLSDFGLAKLYEHGSNPSTTRVVGTLGYMAPELTRTSKPTTGSDVYAFGALLLEVVCGRRPINPTASSEELMLVGWVWENWAVGAVLDVVDPRMEGKFDEDEAVLVLKLGLICSNDDAEARPTMRLVVRYLEGELALREEVAMPYQKKRRASAVEFEDYTQSFPTTSSVYDIDGTNTTSTGEVAMVATNFIHAEDHHSQEAPILQNQYPPLDHSIS
- the LOC132188166 gene encoding L-type lectin-domain containing receptor kinase S.4-like isoform X1 — translated: MAEKTMISICVFLLLLNLVKPADVATSLLDEFSGGFSAAGNNLTLEGVAAVENNGVLQLTDYNSTMVLGHAFYSHPIKFKNSSGEVMSFSTTFAFVIIPQPWRQGGDGLAFAISPVKGLPGGKPGEFIGLFNASNNGNFSNHILAIEFDTYMNQEYNETDDNHVAVDINSIISKKSAPVVQFKGNDANGVRLNLTSGQVIQAWIDYNSPTNQLDVRVATDSAKPTSILLSSKVNLSQILYESMYIGFSASIGLVTSSHYILGWSFNMNGEAKSLNLDKLPKPQLPGTATGTKKSRTGLIVGVSLLSGALAVILLAALTFYIVRRIKNADVVEDWENDIGPHRFPYEELKKATRGFKEKELLGSGGFGRVYKGTLPNSDTQVAVKRIPQDSKRGLQAFISEVATVGRLRHRNLVQLLGWCRRETDLLLVYEFMPNGSLDKHLFDEPRSILSWEQRFKIIKGVASGLLYLHEEWEKAVVHRDIKAGNVLLDSEFNARLSDFGLAKLYEHGSNPSTTRVVGTLGYMAPELTRTSKPTTGSDVYAFGALLLEVVCGRRPINPTASSEELMLVGWVWENWAVGAVLDVVDPRMEGKFDEDEAVLVLKLGLICSNDDAEARPTMRLVVRYLEGELALREEVAMPYQKKRRASAVEFEDYTQSFPTTSSVYDIDAGTNTTSTGEVAMVATNFIHAEDHHSQEAPILQNQYPPLDHSIS